A stretch of the Clostridiales bacterium genome encodes the following:
- a CDS encoding aldehyde dehydrogenase family protein: MEWTRERIHGTVEQQREYFRSGKTLPVSQRIEMLKKLRNAVEEHRTELEDALREDLGRHSTEAFFCDIGSTIMEINEIIRGLKKWAKPERHFSGLHCFPSLVTRVYKMPYGVTLIISPFNFPILLSLGVLAASISGGNTAVLKVSSKSKACSGALQRLIADTFPEEYVTVVDGGHEIADLCLEERFDKIFYTGSPRVAVHVLEMAAKHLTPVALELGGETGNWCVIRKDADLKDAARKIAFFKMLNSGQICININQVAVAEEVADAFIRELKAAFAGQIGEDAVKNPEYPKLISEKAYKTCAIEAEQYQDRIVFGGYGNLETRRYAPTIIYPVRADEPIVRHELFNPLLPVVPFPDAEADELMKLIAEREHGLALYLFTRDKKWAQRVMSSQQYGGGCINEVCLHMMVRGVPFNGTGHSGMGAYHGKWGFREFTHPSTALTGSTRLNLPLREHPYTKHGSIKRRMLQAFEK, from the coding sequence ATGGAATGGACCCGGGAACGTATCCATGGAACGGTTGAGCAGCAGCGGGAGTATTTCCGATCCGGCAAAACCCTGCCGGTTTCCCAGCGGATTGAGATGTTGAAAAAACTGCGGAATGCTGTGGAAGAGCACAGGACGGAACTGGAAGATGCCCTGCGGGAGGATCTCGGCCGGCACAGTACGGAAGCCTTTTTCTGTGATATCGGTTCCACGATCATGGAAATCAACGAGATCATCCGCGGACTGAAAAAATGGGCAAAACCCGAAAGGCATTTCAGCGGTTTGCACTGCTTTCCGAGCCTGGTTACACGGGTATACAAGATGCCTTACGGCGTGACGCTGATCATCAGCCCGTTCAATTTCCCGATCCTGCTTTCGCTGGGTGTCCTGGCAGCCAGTATTTCCGGCGGAAATACCGCTGTGCTCAAGGTTTCCTCCAAATCGAAGGCATGCTCCGGGGCACTTCAGAGGCTGATCGCCGATACCTTCCCGGAAGAATATGTGACGGTTGTCGACGGCGGACATGAAATTGCAGACCTGTGCCTGGAAGAACGATTTGACAAAATCTTCTACACAGGATCTCCCCGGGTTGCTGTCCATGTGCTGGAGATGGCGGCAAAGCACCTGACCCCGGTGGCGCTGGAACTGGGCGGGGAGACCGGCAACTGGTGCGTGATCCGGAAGGATGCGGACCTGAAGGACGCCGCCCGGAAAATCGCCTTTTTCAAAATGCTGAACAGCGGTCAGATCTGCATCAATATCAACCAGGTGGCTGTGGCGGAAGAGGTGGCAGATGCGTTTATCCGTGAGCTGAAAGCCGCTTTTGCCGGACAGATTGGAGAAGATGCAGTAAAGAATCCGGAATACCCAAAGCTGATTTCAGAAAAAGCTTATAAAACATGCGCCATAGAGGCGGAACAGTACCAGGACCGGATTGTGTTTGGCGGATACGGAAACCTTGAAACCAGGAGGTATGCCCCGACAATTATCTATCCTGTGCGGGCCGATGAGCCCATTGTCCGGCATGAGCTTTTCAATCCGCTTCTTCCGGTTGTGCCATTCCCGGACGCGGAGGCGGATGAACTGATGAAACTGATTGCAGAGCGGGAACACGGGCTGGCCTTATACCTGTTCACCCGGGACAAAAAATGGGCACAGCGCGTCATGTCCTCCCAGCAGTATGGCGGTGGCTGCATCAACGAAGTATGCCTCCATATGATGGTTCGCGGGGTTCCGTTCAACGGGACCGGCCACTCCGGTATGGGAGCTTATCACGGGAAATGGGGTTTCCGGGAATTTACCCACCCATCGACTGCGCTGACCGGTTCCACCCGCCTCAATCTTCCACTGCGGGAACACCCTTATACGAAGCATGGAAGCATAAAGCGCCGCATGCTGCAAGCATTTGAGAAATGA
- a CDS encoding DNA-3-methyladenine glycosylase I gives MKKYHDTEWGIPVHDDRVMFEHLMMEAMQCGLSWSLMIKKREIFRQCFAGFDYDKIAEFTETDIDRIMNTGGMIRSRRKIEAVINNARCFRKMREEFGSFCKWIWSYSGNKTILYTGHGDGKIPVSNGLSDTIAKELKKRGFKYLGTVTVYSHLQACGIINDHGSDCPCYARINAANPTVCKRPDNEKP, from the coding sequence ATGAAGAAATATCACGATACGGAATGGGGCATCCCTGTCCATGATGACCGCGTGATGTTTGAGCACCTGATGATGGAAGCCATGCAGTGCGGCCTCAGCTGGTCCCTGATGATCAAAAAGCGGGAAATCTTCCGTCAGTGCTTTGCCGGCTTTGATTATGACAAAATCGCGGAATTCACGGAAACAGATATCGACCGCATCATGAACACCGGGGGAATGATCCGGTCCCGGCGGAAAATAGAGGCAGTGATCAACAATGCCCGGTGTTTCCGGAAGATGCGGGAGGAATTCGGTTCCTTCTGCAAATGGATCTGGTCATATTCCGGAAACAAAACCATTCTGTACACCGGACATGGGGATGGAAAGATTCCGGTCAGCAACGGCCTTTCCGACACAATCGCAAAGGAACTGAAAAAACGCGGTTTCAAATATCTCGGCACGGTGACGGTTTATTCCCATCTCCAGGCCTGCGGAATCATCAACGACCACGGGAGCGACTGTCCTTGCTATGCCCGAATCAATGCCGCAAATCCCACGGTTTGCAAGCGCCCGGACAACGAAAAACCCTAA
- a CDS encoding substrate-binding domain-containing protein, giving the protein MKKMKKLICVITALALLIPAAATAQGSWGQINQSLERGENWKRIVQNPEEFQLGEPKPMEGQEGLYIGDWGTYPSMDGSTVCVPLAMEVARQWLDLAEEDLNGFVNFSTTPNAYDRLTEGKANPTVTIASRGIMMDDTHPIDIVIGTGPNADERKAADDAGKELVMVPVCYDAFVFLVNSENPVDELTADQIRQIYSGTIRLWDEVGGEEALPIAAYQRPHGSGSQTAMEELVMQGWNLTAAEVSLISDGMSDLIAQVGSYDNAREAIGYSYLYYVNGLYKSGDVKVLTVDGAAPTDENLQNGTYPFTVYYYAVYEKGNENAEKFVNWMISDDGQACIRQAGYVPLR; this is encoded by the coding sequence ATGAAGAAAATGAAAAAGCTGATTTGCGTGATCACTGCATTGGCACTGCTGATTCCGGCAGCGGCGACGGCACAGGGATCCTGGGGACAGATCAACCAGAGCCTGGAACGGGGAGAAAACTGGAAGCGTATCGTACAGAACCCTGAGGAGTTCCAGCTGGGCGAACCGAAGCCGATGGAAGGCCAGGAAGGCCTGTATATCGGAGACTGGGGAACCTATCCGTCCATGGACGGCAGCACGGTCTGCGTGCCGCTGGCGATGGAAGTGGCCCGGCAGTGGCTGGACCTGGCGGAGGAGGACCTGAATGGGTTTGTGAACTTTTCCACGACACCGAACGCCTACGACCGGCTGACGGAAGGAAAGGCCAATCCCACCGTGACGATTGCTTCCAGGGGGATCATGATGGATGACACGCACCCGATTGACATCGTGATCGGCACCGGTCCGAACGCCGATGAACGCAAAGCAGCCGATGATGCAGGCAAGGAACTGGTGATGGTTCCGGTGTGCTATGACGCATTTGTATTCCTGGTCAACAGTGAAAATCCGGTGGATGAACTAACTGCAGACCAGATCCGGCAGATCTATTCCGGTACGATCCGGCTGTGGGATGAAGTGGGCGGCGAGGAGGCACTTCCGATCGCCGCATACCAGCGGCCTCACGGATCCGGAAGCCAGACTGCCATGGAAGAGCTGGTGATGCAGGGATGGAACCTGACCGCGGCAGAAGTCAGTTTGATATCTGACGGGATGTCGGATCTGATTGCCCAGGTCGGCAGTTATGACAATGCCCGGGAGGCGATCGGATACAGCTATCTGTATTATGTCAACGGCCTGTACAAAAGCGGCGACGTAAAGGTGCTGACAGTAGACGGAGCTGCTCCGACGGACGAGAACCTGCAGAACGGCACCTATCCGTTCACCGTGTATTATTACGCGGTATATGAGAAGGGAAACGAAAACGCGGAGAAGTTCGTGAACTGGATGATCAGCGATGACGGCCAGGCCTGTATCCGGCAGGCCGGATATGTGCCGCTGAGATAA
- a CDS encoding HAD family phosphatase, whose protein sequence is MLLFFDIDGTLIDNSHRLPASVPPALEAASRNGHLLVINTGRTLCNMDHRLDGLPIDGFIMGCGTRVIWHGRTLTSMEYDLSDSLRLLSVFRSMAVPTVYECDTAMYFDPVAPETPFLSSLTAWARNHGIYREISESDPEFRAVKMLCHTEKAAIDELVSRTGSIGLPYTAIDRENDIWEIIPSGITKATGMDYLCDYLGIPNTDCFAFGDSRNDLAMLTHVPNSIAMGNSPQDVRDLCAYVTSRPEEDGIEKALRHFHLI, encoded by the coding sequence ATGCTGTTGTTTTTTGATATTGACGGTACCCTGATCGACAACTCCCACCGTCTGCCCGCTTCTGTTCCTCCCGCCCTGGAAGCAGCCAGCCGCAACGGCCACCTGCTGGTCATCAACACCGGCCGGACCCTCTGCAACATGGACCACAGACTGGACGGCCTGCCGATTGACGGGTTCATTATGGGCTGTGGCACCCGGGTCATCTGGCATGGCCGGACCCTTACCTCCATGGAATATGATCTTTCCGATTCCCTGCGCCTCCTCTCCGTTTTTCGTTCCATGGCGGTCCCCACGGTATATGAGTGTGATACGGCCATGTATTTCGATCCCGTCGCACCGGAAACACCCTTCCTCAGCAGCCTCACCGCCTGGGCAAGGAACCATGGGATATACCGGGAAATCTCAGAATCTGATCCGGAATTTCGCGCGGTGAAAATGCTCTGCCACACGGAAAAGGCTGCGATTGATGAATTGGTCAGCCGTACCGGGTCAATCGGTCTTCCGTATACGGCAATAGACCGGGAAAATGACATTTGGGAAATCATTCCGTCTGGTATCACCAAGGCCACCGGCATGGATTATCTCTGCGATTACCTGGGAATTCCGAATACGGATTGCTTTGCATTCGGGGACAGCCGCAATGACCTGGCGATGCTTACCCATGTTCCGAACAGTATTGCCATGGGGAATTCCCCGCAGGACGTCAGGGATCTGTGCGCTTATGTGACCTCCCGTCCGGAGGAAGACGGGATTGAAAAAGCCCTGCGTCATTTTCATCTCATCTGA
- a CDS encoding magnesium transporter CorA has product MYYLIKESLTPCLAGEMENAAGETQYVAVLTTGEWQQRQECFDMLIDMGMEMNPPHETKAVVNQDSLTGSFSIPDRSDISGTRHSFSFALDEKGIVLVDDSGYAEKLVQAIACTKKWRLPSLERFLYDLLEMMIGQDLALLEKTENRLNQLEEDILKGEIESYPAEMNDIRGSLLDLRIHYEQLIDLGQELEENENGFFRDENLRYFHMFTERVIRLQDTVTGQREYVTQLRDLIQSHLDVKQNRIMTVLTVITSIFLPLTLIAGWYGMNFRYMPELEWRFSYPAVIAISILIVILCLFWFKKKKWM; this is encoded by the coding sequence ATGTATTACCTGATCAAAGAGTCACTGACCCCATGCCTCGCCGGAGAAATGGAAAATGCCGCGGGAGAAACCCAGTATGTGGCAGTGCTGACCACTGGGGAATGGCAGCAGCGCCAGGAATGTTTCGATATGCTCATTGATATGGGTATGGAGATGAACCCGCCGCATGAGACCAAGGCGGTGGTAAACCAGGACTCCCTCACAGGCTCTTTTTCCATACCGGACCGCTCAGATATCAGCGGAACACGTCATTCCTTCTCTTTTGCCCTGGATGAAAAAGGCATTGTGCTGGTGGATGACAGCGGATATGCAGAAAAGCTGGTACAGGCAATTGCCTGCACGAAAAAGTGGCGCCTGCCCAGTCTTGAAAGATTCCTGTACGACCTTCTGGAAATGATGATCGGCCAGGATCTCGCCCTGCTGGAAAAAACGGAAAACCGGCTGAACCAGCTGGAAGAGGATATCCTGAAAGGCGAAATCGAGAGCTATCCCGCAGAGATGAATGATATCCGGGGAAGCCTGCTGGATCTTCGGATTCATTATGAGCAGCTGATTGACCTTGGACAGGAACTGGAAGAAAACGAAAACGGTTTTTTCCGGGATGAAAATCTTCGCTATTTTCATATGTTTACAGAACGGGTGATCCGCCTGCAGGATACGGTGACCGGACAGCGGGAATATGTGACCCAGCTGCGGGACCTGATCCAGTCTCACCTGGACGTGAAGCAGAACCGGATTATGACCGTTCTCACGGTGATCACCTCCATCTTCCTTCCCCTGACCCTCATTGCAGGGTGGTACGGGATGAATTTCCGCTATATGCCCGAACTGGAATGGCGGTTCAGCTATCCGGCCGTCATTGCCATATCAATCCTGATTGTCATCCTCTGCCTGTTCTGGTTTAAAAAGAAAAAGTGGATGTAA
- a CDS encoding leucine-rich repeat domain-containing protein → MKGKKWIAVLLVLASMLAMNAAPADEWAEQLAGMMDPYDSAPITVDWKDLNVSRDTKLPVYSAPFDDAWRGAKGKASVSVNEKFTLLGTLQDGAWGLADYKVDDKSRRIGWIRMPEGAVRPSEYGDMYFNRMLLKVTKTVTLTDDPQNGSRKIRSVKAGEQVIGMFLYQNKKRVYVETQHEGKTVWGFIPADAVQNISGALLNIEGDTCTVAEGVTAIGEMYDYASNGVADENGYEGYRTVMYIQPREIQLRSLDLYSPDTRNIKYLKLPESLRRIGMEGICFGSLEEIRFGGNIREAAEAFYSLRIHRIILNKDYTGNIPGGEYLRVENWSVEEGNPLYRDIDGVLFSADGKTLLKYPCGRKNEHYDVPAGTEEIAARAFTDNGMEICLKSISLPIGLKKIGEYAFADCGNLLSMTVPLTVKELAPNAFAHCVSLERLSLPNGLSAQLDDWVKHEDFTDAFHGDNWATYPKPKEKEEWELEFGETFRSYQVRLDNEDGRGNVTVYAASTGNETKDQERVGGPAEYVYEIKDGRGTLGEDRWFDLKNFRNDAGDIFFSIVEAVPKDPAKWTDNGKRNITYYMIWNRKAVFSLMENGTYLEDISLDMDEVNLFREKKGDGHKYGIIVPEEDSAALMDAPGGMKINHLYIETQAKVLEENGNWMKVETAYGTGWVIRDELKIVEEEP, encoded by the coding sequence ATGAAAGGAAAGAAATGGATAGCTGTGCTGCTGGTTCTGGCTTCAATGCTGGCTATGAACGCTGCGCCTGCGGACGAATGGGCAGAGCAGCTGGCCGGGATGATGGATCCGTACGACAGCGCGCCGATTACGGTAGACTGGAAGGACCTGAACGTGTCCAGGGATACGAAGCTGCCCGTGTACAGCGCCCCGTTTGATGATGCCTGGCGCGGGGCAAAGGGCAAGGCTTCCGTGAGCGTGAACGAAAAATTCACATTGCTGGGCACCCTGCAGGACGGGGCCTGGGGGCTTGCTGACTACAAAGTGGATGACAAGAGCCGCCGAATTGGCTGGATCCGGATGCCGGAAGGCGCCGTACGGCCTTCCGAATACGGAGACATGTACTTCAACCGGATGCTCCTGAAGGTGACGAAGACCGTGACACTGACAGATGATCCGCAGAACGGGAGCCGGAAGATCCGGAGCGTGAAGGCCGGGGAACAGGTTATCGGGATGTTCCTGTACCAGAACAAAAAACGGGTGTATGTCGAAACCCAGCATGAAGGTAAAACCGTGTGGGGATTTATTCCGGCTGATGCGGTGCAGAATATCTCAGGTGCCTTGCTGAATATCGAGGGGGACACCTGCACTGTGGCTGAGGGTGTAACCGCAATCGGTGAGATGTATGATTATGCCAGCAACGGAGTTGCCGATGAGAACGGATATGAAGGATACCGGACTGTTATGTATATACAGCCGCGGGAAATCCAGCTGAGGTCGCTGGATCTGTATTCCCCGGACACCCGAAACATAAAATACCTGAAACTGCCGGAAAGCCTTCGGAGGATCGGAATGGAGGGAATCTGCTTCGGATCCCTGGAGGAAATCCGTTTTGGAGGGAATATCCGGGAAGCTGCTGAAGCATTCTACAGCCTGCGTATTCACCGGATTATCCTGAATAAGGATTATACCGGGAATATTCCCGGCGGTGAGTACCTGCGGGTGGAAAACTGGTCTGTGGAGGAAGGCAATCCTCTGTACAGGGATATTGACGGAGTACTGTTTTCCGCGGACGGGAAGACACTGCTGAAGTATCCCTGCGGCCGGAAGAATGAACATTATGACGTGCCGGCCGGCACGGAAGAAATAGCTGCACGTGCTTTTACTGACAATGGGATGGAGATCTGCCTGAAATCCATTTCTCTGCCGATCGGGCTGAAAAAGATCGGGGAATACGCTTTTGCCGACTGCGGAAACCTGCTGAGCATGACGGTACCGCTGACGGTAAAGGAGCTGGCTCCCAATGCATTTGCCCACTGTGTCAGCCTGGAGCGGCTGAGCCTGCCGAACGGGCTTTCAGCCCAACTGGATGACTGGGTAAAGCATGAGGATTTTACAGACGCATTTCATGGAGACAACTGGGCTACCTATCCGAAACCGAAGGAAAAGGAAGAGTGGGAGCTGGAATTCGGTGAAACGTTCCGCAGCTATCAGGTCCGACTGGATAACGAGGATGGCAGAGGAAATGTGACGGTTTACGCGGCTTCCACCGGCAATGAAACGAAGGATCAGGAGCGGGTCGGCGGACCGGCGGAGTATGTGTATGAGATCAAGGACGGCCGGGGAACACTGGGCGAAGACCGCTGGTTTGACCTGAAAAACTTCCGGAACGACGCGGGTGATATATTCTTCAGTATCGTGGAAGCGGTACCGAAGGATCCGGCAAAATGGACTGACAACGGAAAAAGGAATATCACCTATTATATGATCTGGAACCGGAAGGCTGTATTCTCCCTGATGGAAAATGGCACATACCTGGAAGATATCAGCCTGGATATGGATGAGGTCAACCTCTTCCGGGAGAAAAAAGGGGATGGGCATAAGTATGGCATCATCGTGCCGGAAGAAGATTCCGCAGCGCTGATGGACGCGCCGGGCGGAATGAAGATCAACCACCTGTATATTGAAACCCAGGCCAAGGTTCTGGAGGAAAACGGAAACTGGATGAAGGTTGAAACCGCGTACGGAACCGGATGGGTGATCCGGGACGAACTGAAGATTGTGGAGGAAGAGCCGTAA
- a CDS encoding Na+/H+ antiporter NhaC family protein, giving the protein MIQTGWVSLLPPLIAITLALLTKEVYFSLFIGLFSGMLIYSFAGGGTVISAVHTTFDMMSSKIADNAYMIVFLALLWAVVVLVAKSGGSEAYGRWAGKRLRTRRSASFSTSLLGVLIFIDDGFNCLTVGTVMRPITDRLKISREKLAYIIDATAAPVCIIAPVSSWAVAVASEVSRTDGFSVFLSTIPYNLYALLTILMVLFICWTGRDFGPMKKAETAAGAAVPEAGSRTESDAGAEEVKPKGRVIDLVLPILVLIICAILGMAYVGGFFRGVSFSEAIGENPTAGLAMGAFAGLVTAFVLYIPRRIMTPKEFMNNIVSGISSIIPPMLILILSWSLGGVCRQMIGTGEFISGFVSTANLPLGFLPFLVFVIAAAMSFSMGTSWGTFGMLIPIVTMICAADGAGSLLVPALGATLAGSVYGDHCSPISDTTILASTGASCEHIRHVETQLPYATLVAVVCAVGYLIAGFTNTPWIALGACAVLLVGALLILNRVKAE; this is encoded by the coding sequence ATGATCCAGACAGGTTGGGTATCCCTGCTGCCGCCGTTGATTGCTATCACGCTGGCACTGCTGACCAAAGAGGTCTACTTTTCCCTGTTCATCGGGCTTTTTTCCGGTATGCTCATCTACAGCTTTGCCGGCGGGGGAACCGTAATCTCTGCCGTTCATACGACATTCGACATGATGTCATCCAAAATTGCTGATAATGCCTATATGATTGTCTTCCTGGCATTGCTGTGGGCGGTGGTGGTCCTGGTTGCAAAGTCGGGCGGAAGTGAAGCTTACGGCCGGTGGGCCGGGAAACGGCTCCGCACCAGGCGTTCCGCGTCCTTCTCCACTTCCCTGCTCGGTGTGCTGATCTTCATTGATGACGGGTTCAACTGCCTTACGGTGGGTACAGTGATGCGTCCCATCACGGACAGACTGAAGATTTCACGGGAGAAGCTGGCATATATTATCGATGCGACTGCCGCGCCGGTCTGCATCATTGCGCCGGTATCCAGCTGGGCTGTAGCGGTAGCCAGCGAGGTCAGCCGTACGGACGGTTTCAGCGTTTTCCTTTCCACCATTCCGTATAACCTGTATGCGCTTCTGACCATCCTGATGGTCCTGTTCATCTGCTGGACCGGACGCGATTTCGGTCCCATGAAAAAGGCAGAAACCGCTGCCGGCGCAGCGGTCCCGGAAGCAGGCAGCAGAACAGAATCCGATGCTGGAGCAGAAGAAGTGAAACCCAAAGGCCGTGTGATCGACCTGGTGCTCCCGATCCTGGTGCTGATCATATGCGCCATCCTGGGAATGGCGTATGTCGGAGGCTTCTTCCGGGGCGTCAGCTTTTCCGAAGCAATCGGTGAAAATCCCACCGCCGGTCTGGCGATGGGGGCGTTTGCCGGGCTGGTTACTGCCTTTGTCCTGTACATTCCCCGCCGGATTATGACGCCAAAGGAATTCATGAACAACATCGTCAGCGGTATATCCAGCATCATTCCCCCGATGCTCATCCTGATTCTTTCCTGGAGCCTGGGCGGTGTCTGCCGTCAGATGATCGGGACCGGTGAATTCATCTCCGGTTTTGTCAGCACAGCCAACCTGCCTTTGGGCTTCCTGCCCTTCCTGGTTTTTGTCATCGCCGCCGCCATGAGTTTTTCCATGGGCACCTCCTGGGGAACTTTCGGAATGCTGATCCCAATTGTCACCATGATCTGTGCGGCAGACGGCGCCGGTTCGCTGCTGGTTCCTGCCCTGGGGGCCACCCTGGCCGGCTCAGTGTACGGCGATCACTGCTCTCCCATCTCTGATACAACAATCCTGGCTTCCACCGGGGCATCCTGCGAACATATCCGGCATGTGGAAACACAGCTTCCGTATGCCACACTTGTGGCGGTCGTGTGCGCAGTCGGATACCTGATTGCCGGTTTTACAAATACCCCGTGGATTGCGCTGGGAGCCTGTGCAGTTCTGCTGGTTGGCGCGCTCCTGATCCTGAACCGTGTAAAAGCAGAATAA